A region of Trichocoleus sp. DNA encodes the following proteins:
- a CDS encoding response regulator, with protein sequence MNSAIDQNTVVLIVDDNSANLGVLSDTLDHAGLEVWVAQSGKIALERVKYALPNLILLDVMMPGIDGFETCRQLKANPDTKDIPVIFMTALSDTTNKMEGFQLGAVDYITKPFQQEEALARIKLHLKLSDLSQKLEEKNILLEQKVAEASQAYCELQQMQLQLIQGEKMSSLGQMTAGIAHEINNPVNFIYGNLPHAKDYIEDVMGLLRLYQAEYPNPNPRIEAEQDAIDLDFIQDDLLKLFNSMTLGAQRIHEIVKSMRVFSRVDEVGAKAVDIHEGIDSTLTILHHRLKARPEHTAIEVIREYGQLPPVECYAGQLNQVFMNILSNAIDALEEHNQQQAFEDGTQQPGRIQISTEVIDDKWISIRIADNGAGISEPVRARLFDPFFTTKPVGKGTGLGLSISYEIIVGKHGGKLYCQPAVGKGTEFVIEIPIQ encoded by the coding sequence ATGAATTCAGCTATTGACCAGAATACAGTCGTTCTCATCGTTGATGATAATTCTGCGAATTTAGGTGTTCTATCTGACACACTCGACCATGCAGGGTTAGAAGTTTGGGTCGCACAATCAGGGAAGATTGCTCTGGAACGGGTTAAATATGCTTTACCGAATCTGATTCTGCTAGATGTCATGATGCCAGGAATCGATGGATTTGAAACCTGCCGTCAACTCAAAGCGAATCCAGATACTAAAGATATTCCCGTCATCTTTATGACTGCACTCTCTGACACAACCAATAAGATGGAAGGATTTCAGCTTGGAGCTGTAGACTACATCACTAAACCGTTTCAACAAGAGGAAGCCTTAGCTCGCATCAAATTGCACTTAAAGCTTTCTGACCTGAGTCAAAAACTGGAAGAAAAGAATATCCTATTGGAGCAGAAAGTTGCAGAAGCGAGTCAGGCTTATTGTGAATTACAGCAGATGCAACTCCAACTGATTCAGGGTGAAAAAATGTCTAGCCTGGGCCAGATGACGGCTGGAATTGCTCATGAAATTAACAACCCGGTGAATTTTATCTACGGCAACCTCCCTCATGCCAAAGACTACATTGAGGATGTTATGGGGCTTCTAAGGCTTTATCAAGCAGAGTATCCGAATCCAAATCCTCGTATTGAGGCAGAACAGGACGCGATCGATCTGGATTTCATCCAGGATGACTTGCTAAAGCTCTTTAATTCAATGACCCTTGGGGCACAACGTATTCATGAGATTGTCAAATCAATGCGGGTCTTCTCGCGTGTAGACGAAGTCGGTGCTAAAGCAGTAGACATTCATGAGGGAATCGATAGTACGCTCACGATTTTGCATCACCGTTTGAAGGCTAGACCAGAACATACTGCGATCGAAGTCATCCGAGAATATGGTCAACTACCGCCTGTTGAATGCTATGCAGGACAGCTCAACCAGGTGTTTATGAATATTCTGTCCAATGCGATTGATGCTTTAGAAGAACACAACCAACAGCAAGCATTTGAAGATGGCACTCAACAACCTGGCAGAATTCAAATTAGCACTGAGGTGATTGACGACAAATGGATCAGCATTCGCATTGCTGACAATGGTGCAGGAATTAGTGAACCTGTGAGAGCAAGGCTATTTGACCCTTTTTTCACCACGAAACCTGTGGGCAAAGGAACCGGGTTAGGATTATCGATTAGCTACGAAATTATCGTGGGGAAGCACGGTGGAAAACTTTACTGCCAGCCAGCAGTGGGAAAGGGCACAGAATTTGTTATTGAGATCCCAATTCAATAA